From the genome of Triticum aestivum cultivar Chinese Spring chromosome 3B, IWGSC CS RefSeq v2.1, whole genome shotgun sequence, one region includes:
- the LOC123068616 gene encoding putative disease resistance protein RGA3 yields the protein MGTVLDALTSKFLTRLGRLIEDEVVMTLSVKKDIKRLKKNLEHFSAVREDAEALAMEDRRIEAWWKNMSDVMFDVDVIIDLVMVHSQKNLLPARSLCFNQPMVSCFENILFDNKVARRIKDINEKLDEIKMNTEMFSLDRSLHQQFQVTSVDRNQTSPIDELEVVGREIKQSVDDMVQIIVSGCHENNTSVLGIQGMGGIGKTTLAQKIYNHQMIREKFQVHIWLCISQSYTETGLIKQAIRMAGEKCDQLETKTELLPLLVDTIKGKSVFLVLDDVWKSDVWIDLLLSPFMRASNFQILVTTRDLYVLSEMHATYIHRVNKMNYSDGLELLMKKSFQSSEQICEFKNVGYDIVKKCDGLPLAIKVVAGVLSTRRTVAEWKSIRDSKWSIHGLPKELGGPLYLSYSNLPPQLKQCFLWCALLPPNFAIGRDDVAYWWVAEGFVRKEHDHSIHEIAEEYYLELIRRNLLQPIPFFVDKGESTMHDLLRSLGKYLTKDHSLFMNAESKNSMPNLRRLGISHAIEEIPPLGENKCLRSLLLFNNKNFKSIRKDIFRKLEHIRVLVLSGTGIKDIPDSVGNLVLLWLLDLSYTEVNKLPESTGRLISLEYLSLLGCNQLDSLPAGLMRLSNISFLQLEQTAVNHVPKGIAKFQQLYTLKGVFESGTGFRLDELRCLPNIHRLWVQKLEKAAPVGELVLKNSHNLRELRLGCTMASTKERTRYQTGVVERIQQVYDMLIPSPSLVYIYLDGFPGVRLPEWLCSEPELNMPSLCHMHLNDCISCSELPPAGQMPELLVLQIKGADTVVTIGTELLGKGVRSAAAFFPKLELLHIIGMCNLEKWSLYIRNMCDDMEDNSQQFSLMPCLKRVLLLDCPKLRALPQDMYMIVNLKRIHIEGAHKLHEVVNLPAVVWLKVKNNACLRRISNLCKLQDLFAQDCPTLDQAENLYALNRVYMIDCQHAQEFRNCLAVEEQGILVHVAADGRNIFPDETLYN from the exons ATGGGCACAGTTTTGGATGCTCTCACTTCGAAATTTTTGACAAGGCTGGGTCGGCTTATTGAAGATGAGGTTGTGATGACACTAAGCGTGAAAAAGGACATCAAAAGGCTGAAGAAAAATCTGGAACACTTCAGCGCAGTTCGCGAGGATGCGGAAGCTCTGGCCATGGAAGATAGACGCATAGAGGCGTGGTGGAAGAACATGAGTGATGTTATGTTTGATGTTGATGTCATCATAGACCTTGTTATGGTTCATTCACAAAAAAATTTGCTGCCAGCAAGATCGCTCTGTTTCAATCAGCCTATGGTCTCTTGTtttgaaaatattttatttgatAACAAGGTGGCTAGAAGAATTAAGGACATAAATGAAAAGCTTGATGAGATTAAAATGAACACAGAGATGTTCAGCTTGGATAGATCCCTTCATCAACAGTTCCAGGTAACAAGTGTGGACAGAAATCAGACATCTCCTATAGATGAACTAGAGGTTGTTGGAAGAGAGATCAAGCAATCGGTTGATGACATGGTACAAATAATTGTCAGTGGCTGCCATGAGAATAATACAAGTGTTCTGGGGATTCAAGGAATGGGAGGCATCGGTAAGACAACGTTAGCTCAGAAGATATATAATCATCAGATGATAAGAGAGAAATTCCAAGTTCATATATGGCTGTGCATTTCGCAGAGCTACACAGAGACCGGGTTGATAAAGCAGGCAATACGAATGGCTGGAGAAAAGTGTGATCAGCTAGAGACCAAGACCGAGCTTCTACCACTTTTAGTGGACACTATCAAAGGAAAGAGTGTTTTTCTTGTGCTGGATGATGTGTGGAAGTCTGATGTCTGGATTGATCTTCTTCTATCACCTTTCATGAGAGCTTCGAACTTCCAGATCCTTGTGACCACAAGAGACCTGTATGTTTTGTCAGAAATGCATGCAACATATATCCACCGAGTAAACAAAATGAATTACAGTGATGGCTTAGAACTGCTTATGAAGAAGTCCTTTCAATCATCCGAGCAAATATGTGAATTCAAGAATGTTGGCTATGACATTGTAAAGAAATGTGATGGTCTTCCTCTTGCCATCAAGGTTGTTGCTGGTGTCCTATCCACCAGAAGAACAGTTGCCGAATGGAAGAGCATCCGAGATAGTAAATGGTCCATTCATGGACTCCCCAAAGAACTTGGAGGTCCCCTGTATTTAAGTTACAGCAACTTACCCCCTCAACTCAAGCAGTGCTTTCTCTGGTGTGCTTTGTTGCCTCCTAATTTTGCAATAGGTCGTGATGATGTTGCTTACTGGTGGGTTGCCGAAGGTTTTGTGAGGAAAGAGCATGACCACTCAATACATGAAATTGCGGAAGAGTATTACCTTGAGCTAATCAGGAGGAATCTTCTGCAACCGATACCTTTTTTTGTAGATAAAGGTGAGTCAACGATGCATGATTTATTGAGGTCACTTGGGAAATATCTGACAAAGGATCACTCCCTATTCATGAATGCGGAAAGTAAAAATTCCATGCCGAATCTGCGCCGCTTAGGTATCAgccatgctatagaagaaatcccCCCTCTAGGAGAAAACAAGTgcttgaggagcctcctacttttTAATAACAAGAATTTCAAGTCAATTCGCAAAGATATTTTCAGAAAGCTTGAGC ATATCCGTGTCTTGGTTCTCAGTGGGACAGGCATCAAGGACATACCAGACTCAGTGggaaacttggtgttgttgtggTTGCTAGATCTGAGCTATACCGAGGTTAACAAACTTCCGGAGTCCACGGGAAGGCTCATCAGCCTCGAATACCTCTCTTTGCTTGGTTGCAATCAATTAGATAGCCTGCCAGCTGGTCTCATGAGACTGTCCAATATAAGTTTTTTGCAGCTAGAGCAGACTGCAGTTAATCATGTTCCAAAAGGAATTGCAAAGTTTCAACAGCTCTATACCCTAAAAGGAGTTTTCGAGAGTGGGACTGGATTCAGATTAGACGAATTGCGATGCCTCCCCAATATCCACCGTCTGTGGGTCCAGAAGCTAGAGAAAGCGGCACCAGTGGGTGAACTTGTTCTGAAGAACAGTCATAATCTAAGGGAACTGAGACTGGGTTGCACAATGGCCAGTACTAAAGAGAGAACTCGTTACCAGACTGGTGTGGTTGAGAGAATCCAGCAAGTCTATGACATGCTTATTCCATCACCAAGCCTAGTATATATTTATCTTGATGGGTTCCCGGGCGTAAGGCTCCCAGAATGGCTATGCTCAGAACCAGAGCTTAATATGCCAAGTTTGTGTCATATGCACCTCAATGACTGCATATCATGTTCAGAGCTTCCACCAGCAGGTCAGATGCCAGAATTGCTAGTTCTTCAGATTAAAGGAGCAGATACAGTTGTAACTATTGGCACAGAACTCCTGGGGAAAGGTGTGAGAAGTGCAGCGGCTTTCTTCCCAAAACTTGAACTGCTTCACATCATTGGCATGTGTAATTTGGAAAAATGGTCACTGTACATAAGAAATATGTGCGATGACATGGAGGACAACTCTCAGCAGTTCTCTCTGATGCCTTGCCTTAAGCGTGTGCTGCTTCTTGATTGCCCCAAACTGAGAGCTCTGCCTCAAGacatgtacatgattgtcaattTGAAGAGAATCCACATTGAAGGTGCTCACAAGCTTCATGAAGTTGTCAATCTTCCCGCTGTTGTGTGGCTCAAGGTGAAGAACAACGCGTGCTTAAGGAGGATTTCTAATCTTTGTAAGCTGCAGGACCTGTTTGCACAGGACTGCCCAACGCTGGATCAGGCAGAGAACCTGTACGCACTGAATAGGGTGTACATGATTGACTGCCAACACGCCCAAGAGTTCAGGAATTGTctcgcagtagaagaacaaggcatcCTAGTCCATGTTGCAGCAGATGGGCGTAATATCTTCCCAGATGAAACTCTCTATAACTAG